The DNA sequence GCCGGAGTGGGTGCACTGGGCGCTGAAGGCCTTGTACTGGCCCGCCTCCGCGCAGCTGACCACGAGCTTCTTCTCCCGGAACAGCTTGGCGCCGCCGACCGGGACCTCGGCCGCCGCACCCAGCTCGACGGGCTCGACGGGGACCGCCGGGGAGCCGGAGCCGCTGTTGGTCTCGGTGGAGCAGGCCGTGAGCGCAGCACCGCCGCCGACGGCTCCGACGATCGCGGCGGCGCCCTTGAGGACGGTACGGCGGGCGGCGGACTGCGAGGCGGACATGCGGTTCTCCCGGAGTGAGGATGGCGTCAGGACGGTGACGGATGCGGTGGGGCCGGAATCGGCCAGGCCCGGCGGGCCCACCCGACGATACCCGCGCCCGATGGGATACCTTCCCCCGCGTGATCGTCGTCGGTGGAGAAGCCCTGATCGACCTGGTGCCCCTCGCACAGCCGCCGGGCGCCCTGCTGCCGCGGCCGGGCGGCGGACCGTACAACACCGCCGTCGCGCTCGGCCGGCTCGGCGTGCGGACCGCCTTCTGCTCCCGGATCTCGACGGACGGCTTCGGCGCCTCGCTGCTCGAGGGGCTGCGCGCGGCCGGGGTGGACCTCTCCCTGGTGCAGCGCGGACCGGAGCCGACCACGCTGGCGGTGCCCTCGCTGGCCCCGGACGGCTCGGCGGCGTACGGCTTCTACGTCGAGGGCACGGCCGACCGGCTGTTCCGGCTGCCGCCCGCGCTCCCCGAGGGGGTACGGGCCCTCGCGCTCGGCACCTGCTCACTGGTGCTGGAGCCGGGCGCCGGCGCCTACGAGACCCTGCTGCGCCGCGAGTCCGGGCGCGGGCTGCTGACGCTGCTCGACCCCAACATCCGCCCGGCGCTGATCGCCGACCCGGCGGCCTACCGGGCCCGCTTTCTGTCCTGGCTGCCGCACGTCGGTGTGCTGAAGCTGTCGGAGGAGGACGCGGCGTGGCTGGGCGGCCGCGCCGGCGACTGGCTGGCGGCCGGGCCCTCGGCGGTGGTGCTCACCCGGGGCGCCGGCGGCCTGACGGTGTGGACGCGGGAGGGCGCGGAGCACTCGGTGCCCGCACGCCGGGTCGCGGTGGTGGACACCATCGGCGCGGGCGACACCGTGAACGCGGCCCTGCTGCACCGGCTCGCGGCCGGCGCGGGGGGCCCGGGCCCGGTGGACTGGCCCGAGGTGCTGTCCTACGCCGCCGCGGCGGCCGCGCTGACCTGCACCAGGGCGGGCGCGGAGCCTCCGTACGCCTCCGAGCTCAGCGGAGGGCGGCCCACACCGTAGCGGCCACCGCGGGGGCGAACTCCTCGACCGGCCCGACCGTGTCGGGCCCGGAGAAGTGCAGGAAGAAGGCCCGCTGGAAGCAGGCGCCGAGCAGCAGTGCGGCGGCGGCCGCCGGGTCTGCGTCGGGGCGCAGCCGGCCGCGTTCCAGCTCCCGGAAGAGGTGGCCGGTGAGGGCTTCCAGCACCACGTGCGGACCCGCGCCGATGCTCCGTACGCCCTCGCGGTGGCGGGTGAGCAGGACGGGATCGGCGAAGAGCGAGGCGGACAGGGGCATGGCCTCGGCGTAGAAGAGCGAGGCGTACCGGGCGATCT is a window from the Streptomyces sp. NBC_01244 genome containing:
- a CDS encoding Rieske (2Fe-2S) protein, translating into MSASQSAARRTVLKGAAAIVGAVGGGAALTACSTETNSGSGSPAVPVEPVELGAAAEVPVGGAKLFREKKLVVSCAEAGQYKAFSAQCTHSGCVLDKIVEGEGNCPCHGSRFDVTTGKVLRGPATDPLPEVPVKVEAGKLVAG
- a CDS encoding TetR/AcrR family transcriptional regulator, producing the protein MLTPKSSRSTPERLLDAAETLMRTTGLANATTKAIAREAGCSEAALYKYFANKEELFVRVLMERRPNAGAMMAALTGDPGDQPVEERLTEIARYASLFYAEAMPLSASLFADPVLLTRHREGVRSIGAGPHVVLEALTGHLFRELERGRLRPDADPAAAAALLLGACFQRAFFLHFSGPDTVGPVEEFAPAVAATVWAALR
- a CDS encoding carbohydrate kinase family protein — protein: MIVVGGEALIDLVPLAQPPGALLPRPGGGPYNTAVALGRLGVRTAFCSRISTDGFGASLLEGLRAAGVDLSLVQRGPEPTTLAVPSLAPDGSAAYGFYVEGTADRLFRLPPALPEGVRALALGTCSLVLEPGAGAYETLLRRESGRGLLTLLDPNIRPALIADPAAYRARFLSWLPHVGVLKLSEEDAAWLGGRAGDWLAAGPSAVVLTRGAGGLTVWTREGAEHSVPARRVAVVDTIGAGDTVNAALLHRLAAGAGGPGPVDWPEVLSYAAAAAALTCTRAGAEPPYASELSGGRPTP